The following are encoded together in the Brassica napus cultivar Da-Ae chromosome A9, Da-Ae, whole genome shotgun sequence genome:
- the LOC106421209 gene encoding regulator of nonsense transcripts UPF3-like isoform X2 produces MMMKDPLAKRKVVVRHLPPSLAESDLLSQIDSRFGDRYYWFSFRPGKSNYRAQKHSRAYFGFKAPEDVYDFAAFFNGHVFVNDKGAQFKAIVEYAPSQRVPKPCDKKDPREGSITKDPDYLEFLKLLAQPVENLPSAEIQLERREVEQSGASKPAPIVTPLMEFIRQKRATVIGSQGSLDGRRGGRRARAISANKPSSRPSKRNSEKKKYVEKDNSKGVPRTASSDAGSSKQDYNQANSSGKDIPATGTATVIDSSLPGIALTMDSGKKKILLLKKDPVNSPQQAEQQTEANLSGSSSTSRQNQKIDVGGRLIKGILRRNETRPSQASSLVLPEQRVEPTDAENSKRPPRPANIRAGKDYHVSGTSSEKLERRARNKDRPDRVVWAPRRADGSNITEDQPTSSAANNGEVVNSSGGHTLENGSARHSSRRIGARNRKEDGFAMTIEGKTSRRGGGGGGGPSSHEKQMWIQKSSSGT; encoded by the exons atgatgatgaaggacCCTTTAGCGAAGAGGAAGGTGGTGGTACGGCACTTGCCGCCTTCTCTTGCTGAGTCCGATCTCTTATCCCAAATCGACTCTCGTTTCGGTGATCGTTACTATTGGTTCTCCTTCCGCCCTGGCAAGTCCAA CTATAGAGCTCAGAAGCATTCACGGGCCTACTTTGGTTTCAAGGCACCAGAAGATGTTTATGACTTTGCTGCCTTTTTCAACGGCCACGTCTTTGTTAATGACAAGg GTGCTCAGTTCAAGGCCATAGTTGAATATGCGCCTTCACAGCGTGTGCCCAAACCATGTGACAAGAAAGATCCTCGTGAAGGCTCTATTACCAAAGACCCTGATTATCTTGAATTCCTTAAGCTTCTTGCTCAACCTGTTGAGAATCTCCCCAGTGCTGAAATCCAGTTGGAGAGAAGAGAAGTTGAGCAGTCTG GCGCTTCTAAACCGGCTCCCATTGTCACTCCTCTTATGGAATTCATACGTCAAAAACGTGCTACTGTGATTGGATCACAG GGTTCATTAGATGGCCGAAGAGGAGGCAGGAGAGCCAGAGCTATCTCTGCAAACAAGCCAAGTTCGAGACCTTCGAAACGAAACTCTGAGAAGAAAAAG TATGTGGAAAAAGACAATTCGAAAGGTGTGCCCCGGACGGCTTCATCAGATGCCGGCAGCTCCAAGCAAGATTACAATCAGGCAAATTCAAGTGGAAAGGACATACCTGCAACTGGAACTG CCACTGTCATTGATAGCTCTCTCCCAGGGATTGCCTTGACTATGGATTCTGGGAAGAAAAAGATATTGCTCCTTAAAAAAGACCCTGTT AACTCTCCACAACAAGCGGAACAGCAGACGGAAGCTAATCTCTCCGGAAGCTCCTCGACTTCAAGACAGAATCAGAAGATCGATGTTGGTGGGAGGTTGATCAAGGGAATACTTCGGAGAAATGAGACGCGGCCTAGCCAGGCTTCATCTTTGGTCCTGCCTGAGCAAAGAGTGGAACCCACAGACGCAGAAAACTCCAAGCGTCCTCCTCGGCCAGCCAACATTCGAGCAG GGAAAGATTATCATGTTTCTGGTACCAGCAGTGAAAAGCTAGAGAGGCGTGCAAGAAACAAGGACAGACCTGATCGTGTTGTGTGGGCTCCTCGCCGTGCTGATGGCTCCAATATCACCGAGGATCAGCCTACATCTTCAGCAG CAAACAATGGAGAAGTGGTGAACTCCTCTGGTGGGCACACTCTTGAGAATG GTTCTGCTAGACATTCTAGTCGCCGTATTGGAGCTCGCAATAGAAAGGAAGACGGCTTTGCCATGACTATTGAGGGTAAAACATCCCGgagaggtggtggtggtggtgggggtCCCAGTTCACATGAG AAGCAAATGTGGATCCAAAAATCATCATCCGGTACTTGA
- the LOC106421209 gene encoding regulator of nonsense transcripts UPF3-like isoform X1 → MMMKDPLAKRKVVVRHLPPSLAESDLLSQIDSRFGDRYYWFSFRPGKSNYRAQKHSRAYFGFKAPEDVYDFAAFFNGHVFVNDKGAQFKAIVEYAPSQRVPKPCDKKDPREGSITKDPDYLEFLKLLAQPVENLPSAEIQLERREVEQSGASKPAPIVTPLMEFIRQKRATVIGSQQQGSLDGRRGGRRARAISANKPSSRPSKRNSEKKKYVEKDNSKGVPRTASSDAGSSKQDYNQANSSGKDIPATGTATVIDSSLPGIALTMDSGKKKILLLKKDPVNSPQQAEQQTEANLSGSSSTSRQNQKIDVGGRLIKGILRRNETRPSQASSLVLPEQRVEPTDAENSKRPPRPANIRAGKDYHVSGTSSEKLERRARNKDRPDRVVWAPRRADGSNITEDQPTSSAANNGEVVNSSGGHTLENGSARHSSRRIGARNRKEDGFAMTIEGKTSRRGGGGGGGPSSHEKQMWIQKSSSGT, encoded by the exons atgatgatgaaggacCCTTTAGCGAAGAGGAAGGTGGTGGTACGGCACTTGCCGCCTTCTCTTGCTGAGTCCGATCTCTTATCCCAAATCGACTCTCGTTTCGGTGATCGTTACTATTGGTTCTCCTTCCGCCCTGGCAAGTCCAA CTATAGAGCTCAGAAGCATTCACGGGCCTACTTTGGTTTCAAGGCACCAGAAGATGTTTATGACTTTGCTGCCTTTTTCAACGGCCACGTCTTTGTTAATGACAAGg GTGCTCAGTTCAAGGCCATAGTTGAATATGCGCCTTCACAGCGTGTGCCCAAACCATGTGACAAGAAAGATCCTCGTGAAGGCTCTATTACCAAAGACCCTGATTATCTTGAATTCCTTAAGCTTCTTGCTCAACCTGTTGAGAATCTCCCCAGTGCTGAAATCCAGTTGGAGAGAAGAGAAGTTGAGCAGTCTG GCGCTTCTAAACCGGCTCCCATTGTCACTCCTCTTATGGAATTCATACGTCAAAAACGTGCTACTGTGATTGGATCACAG CAACAGGGTTCATTAGATGGCCGAAGAGGAGGCAGGAGAGCCAGAGCTATCTCTGCAAACAAGCCAAGTTCGAGACCTTCGAAACGAAACTCTGAGAAGAAAAAG TATGTGGAAAAAGACAATTCGAAAGGTGTGCCCCGGACGGCTTCATCAGATGCCGGCAGCTCCAAGCAAGATTACAATCAGGCAAATTCAAGTGGAAAGGACATACCTGCAACTGGAACTG CCACTGTCATTGATAGCTCTCTCCCAGGGATTGCCTTGACTATGGATTCTGGGAAGAAAAAGATATTGCTCCTTAAAAAAGACCCTGTT AACTCTCCACAACAAGCGGAACAGCAGACGGAAGCTAATCTCTCCGGAAGCTCCTCGACTTCAAGACAGAATCAGAAGATCGATGTTGGTGGGAGGTTGATCAAGGGAATACTTCGGAGAAATGAGACGCGGCCTAGCCAGGCTTCATCTTTGGTCCTGCCTGAGCAAAGAGTGGAACCCACAGACGCAGAAAACTCCAAGCGTCCTCCTCGGCCAGCCAACATTCGAGCAG GGAAAGATTATCATGTTTCTGGTACCAGCAGTGAAAAGCTAGAGAGGCGTGCAAGAAACAAGGACAGACCTGATCGTGTTGTGTGGGCTCCTCGCCGTGCTGATGGCTCCAATATCACCGAGGATCAGCCTACATCTTCAGCAG CAAACAATGGAGAAGTGGTGAACTCCTCTGGTGGGCACACTCTTGAGAATG GTTCTGCTAGACATTCTAGTCGCCGTATTGGAGCTCGCAATAGAAAGGAAGACGGCTTTGCCATGACTATTGAGGGTAAAACATCCCGgagaggtggtggtggtggtgggggtCCCAGTTCACATGAG AAGCAAATGTGGATCCAAAAATCATCATCCGGTACTTGA
- the LOC106421209 gene encoding regulator of nonsense transcripts UPF3-like isoform X3: MMMKDPLAKRKVVVRHLPPSLAESDLLSQIDSRFGDRYYWFSFRPGKSNYRAQKHSRAYFGFKAPEDVYDFAAFFNGHVFVNDKGAQFKAIVEYAPSQRVPKPCDKKDPREGSITKDPDYLEFLKLLAQPVENLPSAEIQLERREVEQSGASKPAPIVTPLMEFIRQKRATVIGSQQQGSLDGRRGGRRARAISANKPSSRPSKRNSEKKKYVEKDNSKGVPRTASSDAGSSKQDYNQANSSGKDIPATGTATVIDSSLPGIALTMDSGKKKILLLKKDPVNSPQQAEQQTEANLSGSSSTSRQNQKIDVGGRLIKGILRRNETRPSQASSLVLPEQRVEPTDAENSKRPPRPANIRAGKDYHVSGTSSEKLERRARNKDRPDRVVWAPRRADGSNITEDQPTSSAGSARHSSRRIGARNRKEDGFAMTIEGKTSRRGGGGGGGPSSHEKQMWIQKSSSGT, from the exons atgatgatgaaggacCCTTTAGCGAAGAGGAAGGTGGTGGTACGGCACTTGCCGCCTTCTCTTGCTGAGTCCGATCTCTTATCCCAAATCGACTCTCGTTTCGGTGATCGTTACTATTGGTTCTCCTTCCGCCCTGGCAAGTCCAA CTATAGAGCTCAGAAGCATTCACGGGCCTACTTTGGTTTCAAGGCACCAGAAGATGTTTATGACTTTGCTGCCTTTTTCAACGGCCACGTCTTTGTTAATGACAAGg GTGCTCAGTTCAAGGCCATAGTTGAATATGCGCCTTCACAGCGTGTGCCCAAACCATGTGACAAGAAAGATCCTCGTGAAGGCTCTATTACCAAAGACCCTGATTATCTTGAATTCCTTAAGCTTCTTGCTCAACCTGTTGAGAATCTCCCCAGTGCTGAAATCCAGTTGGAGAGAAGAGAAGTTGAGCAGTCTG GCGCTTCTAAACCGGCTCCCATTGTCACTCCTCTTATGGAATTCATACGTCAAAAACGTGCTACTGTGATTGGATCACAG CAACAGGGTTCATTAGATGGCCGAAGAGGAGGCAGGAGAGCCAGAGCTATCTCTGCAAACAAGCCAAGTTCGAGACCTTCGAAACGAAACTCTGAGAAGAAAAAG TATGTGGAAAAAGACAATTCGAAAGGTGTGCCCCGGACGGCTTCATCAGATGCCGGCAGCTCCAAGCAAGATTACAATCAGGCAAATTCAAGTGGAAAGGACATACCTGCAACTGGAACTG CCACTGTCATTGATAGCTCTCTCCCAGGGATTGCCTTGACTATGGATTCTGGGAAGAAAAAGATATTGCTCCTTAAAAAAGACCCTGTT AACTCTCCACAACAAGCGGAACAGCAGACGGAAGCTAATCTCTCCGGAAGCTCCTCGACTTCAAGACAGAATCAGAAGATCGATGTTGGTGGGAGGTTGATCAAGGGAATACTTCGGAGAAATGAGACGCGGCCTAGCCAGGCTTCATCTTTGGTCCTGCCTGAGCAAAGAGTGGAACCCACAGACGCAGAAAACTCCAAGCGTCCTCCTCGGCCAGCCAACATTCGAGCAG GGAAAGATTATCATGTTTCTGGTACCAGCAGTGAAAAGCTAGAGAGGCGTGCAAGAAACAAGGACAGACCTGATCGTGTTGTGTGGGCTCCTCGCCGTGCTGATGGCTCCAATATCACCGAGGATCAGCCTACATCTTCAGCAG GTTCTGCTAGACATTCTAGTCGCCGTATTGGAGCTCGCAATAGAAAGGAAGACGGCTTTGCCATGACTATTGAGGGTAAAACATCCCGgagaggtggtggtggtggtgggggtCCCAGTTCACATGAG AAGCAAATGTGGATCCAAAAATCATCATCCGGTACTTGA
- the LOC125577571 gene encoding zinc finger BED domain-containing protein RICESLEEPER 2-like codes for MGSRSQPEDQSTFDPNYTPPNTVDFATQAVLATLAAAAEAGDQIASQERGVTRADGKHQGSRKRLISLVDDTDDSDVEISQPTQKTKPRRQTSFGTATGKPMLQSTIDGGVGSSAQACSKGKSVPMKSVIRGGRRKSPTKSKKKKVSPTQSQKKKEKVAEDIPELGDELDEEEFDGDEIGEEEREERQKSDVWKDFKVVEKPNGKLKAACNHCKREYAWQSHSHGTSGLRRHRERCKMYPRNGGRQQQLNIEGKVVSRKYDHTVFRQMVAKTIVQHDLPYSYVEYERVRDTWKYLNADVQTICRNTARADVYRLYESERDTLKRELATLPGRVSFTSDLWTSVKREGYMCVTAHYIDRNWKLNSKILTFCALPPPHTGMSIAVQLLTSLKEWGIDKKVFSVTLDNATSNDSMQDIVKSQLNLNDDLLCGGEFFHVRCAAHILNLIVQDGLKVIGDSLQKVRESVKYVLGSESREQLFQKCVDAAGVVESGWLILDVSTRWNSTYYMLERALKYRKAFVKLETFDKKGYKTAPTDEEWTRAANICDFLGPFAVITSLMSGSNYPTANLYFYQVWLIHDWLRRNEESADEIVRYMVRPMKEKFDKYWDEVSGVFAMAAVFDPRFKLSIVECCLGKLDISTRDAKVKNLRDKLSILFETYDKNSKNNSPSTEPRDTVPQKACAAGSMGLFGNYNDFFAFRKVSGIVSGKTPLEAYLEEPPLDITNFQSLDILDWWKDNAHRYGDLAAMACDLLSIPITTVASESSFSIGSRVLNKYRSRLLPENVQALICTRNWIKGYESYAHDEEIDGDGEEEKLPTFESIVDGEDEDE; via the exons ATGGGATCAAGGAGCCAGCCCGAAGATCAGTCGACGTTTGATCCGAATTACACCCCGCCAAATACTGTGGACTTTGCAACTCAGGCAGTCTTAGCTACTCTTGCTGCAGCAGCTGAGGCTGGTGATCAGATCGCTTCTCAGGAACGTGGTGTAACTCGTGCTGATGGGAAGCATCAAGGAAGCAGAAAAAGGCTTATCAGTCTTGTTGATGATACTGATGATTCTGATGTTGAAATCAGTCAACCAACCCAAAAAACCAAGCCTCGCAGACAGACCAGTTTCGGAACAGCCACGGGGAAACCCATGTTGCAATCAACTATCGATGGTGGTGTTGGCTCGTCTGCACAGGCGTGTAGTAAGGGGAAGTCTGTTCCTATGAAGTCTGTGATTCGTGGAGGGAGAAGAAAGTCGCCTACTAAGTCCAAAAAGAAGAAGGTTTCGCCTACTCAGTCgcaaaagaagaaggagaaggtcGCAGAGGACATACCCGAGCTTGGTGATGAACTGGATGAAGAAGAGTTTGATGGGGATGAAATCGGTGAAGAGGAAAGGGAAGAGAGGCAAAAATCAGATGTCTGGAAAGATTTCAAGGTGGTCGAAAAACCGAATGGAAAGTTGAAAGCTGCATGCAATCATTGCAAACGTGAGTATGCATGGCAATCTCATTCGCATGGAACCAGTGGGTTGAGAAGACATCGGGAGAGATGTAAAATGTATCCAAGGAATGGAGGAAGGCAGCAACAACTCAATATCGAAGGGAAAGTGGTATCTCGCAAGTATGATCATACTGTGTTTAGGCAGATGGTAGCTAAGACAATAGTCCAGCATGATCTACCTTACTCGTACGTGGAGTATGAAAGAGTGAGAGACACGTGGAAGTATTTGAATGCTGATGTCCAAACCATTTGTCGAAACACGGCGAGAGCAGATGTGTATAGACTCTATGAAAGCGAGAGAGACACACTCAAGAGGGAATTAGCGACTCTCCCTGGACGAGTCTCCTTCACGTCTGACTTGTGGACATCCGTGAAAAGGGAAGGATACATGTGTGTGACAGCACATTACATTGATCGGAATTGGAAGTTGAACAGCAAGATCCTGACGTTTTGTGCTCTACCACCACCACATACCGGTATGAGTATTGCGGTTCAACTCCTCACGTCACTGAAAGAGTGGGGAATTGATAAGAAGGTGTTCTCAGTCACATTAGATAATGCTACAAGTAATGACTCCATGCAGGACATTGTGAAGTCGCAGCTGAATTTGAATGATGATTTGTTGTGTGGAGGAGAGTTTTTTCATGTAAGATGTGCAGCTCACATACTTAATCTCATAGTGCAAGATGGGTTGAAGGTTATTGGAGACTCTTTGCAGAAAGTAAGAGAGAGTGTTAAGTATGTATTAGGATCGGAAAGCCGTGAACAATTGTTCCAAAAATGTGTGGATGCTGCGGGTGTAGTAGAAAGTGGGTGGCTGATACTGGACGTGTCGACGAGATGGAACTCAACTTACTATATGCTTGAAAGAGCCCTCAAGTACCGTAAAGCATTTGTTAAGTTGGAGACATTTGATAAGAAGGGTTATAAAACAGCGCCCACAGATGAGGAATGGACTAGAGCCGCTAATATCTGCGATTTTTTGGGTCCTTTTGCTGTGATCACAAGCTTGATGTCTGGTTCGAATTACCCGACTGCAAACCTGTATTTCTATCAGGTTTGGTTGATCCATGATTGGCTTCGGAGAAATGAGGAAAGCGCAGATGAGATTGTCAGATACATGGTGCGACCGATGAAGGAGAAGTTTGACAAATATTGGGATGAAGTTAGTGGTGTTTTTGCAATGGCAGCAGTCTTTGATCCACGGTTTAAGCTTTCAATTGTTGAATGTTGTTTAGGGAAGCTTGACATAAGTACACGTGATGCAAAGGTGAAGAACTTGCGTGACAAGCTCAGTATTCTGTTTGAGACATACGACAAAAACTCCAAGAATAACTCACCTTCCACTGAGCCACGTGACACTGTTCCGCAAAAAGCTTGTGCGGCAGGATCAATGGGACTGTTTGGGAACTACAAT GATTTCTTTGCATTTCGCAAAGTCAGTGGAATTGTTAGTGGAAAGACACCTCTAGAAGCTTATCTTGAAGAACCACCTTTGGACATTACTAATTTCCAGAGCTTGGACATCCTCGATTGGTGGAAAGATAATGCGCATCGGTATGGTGACTTGGCTGCAATGGCATGTGATCTGCTAAGTATTCCAATCACAACAGTGGCTTCGGAGTCCTCCTTCAGTATTGGATCGCGAGTTCTAAACAAATATAGGAGTCGTCTACTCCCAGAAAATGTGCAAGCTCTGATATGCACTAGGAATTGGATCAAAGGATATGAATCTTACGCACATG ATGAAGAAATCGATggtgatggagaagaagagaaattaCCAACATTTGAGTCCATTGTTGAtggggaagatgaagatgagtaG
- the LOC106421209 gene encoding regulator of nonsense transcripts UPF3-like isoform X4, whose protein sequence is MMMKDPLAKRKVVVRHLPPSLAESDLLSQIDSRFGDRYYWFSFRPGKSNYRAQKHSRAYFGFKAPEDVYDFAAFFNGHVFVNDKGAQFKAIVEYAPSQRVPKPCDKKDPREGSITKDPDYLEFLKLLAQPVENLPSAEIQLERREVEQSGASKPAPIVTPLMEFIRQKRATVIGSQGSLDGRRGGRRARAISANKPSSRPSKRNSEKKKYVEKDNSKGVPRTASSDAGSSKQDYNQANSSGKDIPATGTATVIDSSLPGIALTMDSGKKKILLLKKDPVNSPQQAEQQTEANLSGSSSTSRQNQKIDVGGRLIKGILRRNETRPSQASSLVLPEQRVEPTDAENSKRPPRPANIRAGKDYHVSGTSSEKLERRARNKDRPDRVVWAPRRADGSNITEDQPTSSAGSARHSSRRIGARNRKEDGFAMTIEGKTSRRGGGGGGGPSSHEKQMWIQKSSSGT, encoded by the exons atgatgatgaaggacCCTTTAGCGAAGAGGAAGGTGGTGGTACGGCACTTGCCGCCTTCTCTTGCTGAGTCCGATCTCTTATCCCAAATCGACTCTCGTTTCGGTGATCGTTACTATTGGTTCTCCTTCCGCCCTGGCAAGTCCAA CTATAGAGCTCAGAAGCATTCACGGGCCTACTTTGGTTTCAAGGCACCAGAAGATGTTTATGACTTTGCTGCCTTTTTCAACGGCCACGTCTTTGTTAATGACAAGg GTGCTCAGTTCAAGGCCATAGTTGAATATGCGCCTTCACAGCGTGTGCCCAAACCATGTGACAAGAAAGATCCTCGTGAAGGCTCTATTACCAAAGACCCTGATTATCTTGAATTCCTTAAGCTTCTTGCTCAACCTGTTGAGAATCTCCCCAGTGCTGAAATCCAGTTGGAGAGAAGAGAAGTTGAGCAGTCTG GCGCTTCTAAACCGGCTCCCATTGTCACTCCTCTTATGGAATTCATACGTCAAAAACGTGCTACTGTGATTGGATCACAG GGTTCATTAGATGGCCGAAGAGGAGGCAGGAGAGCCAGAGCTATCTCTGCAAACAAGCCAAGTTCGAGACCTTCGAAACGAAACTCTGAGAAGAAAAAG TATGTGGAAAAAGACAATTCGAAAGGTGTGCCCCGGACGGCTTCATCAGATGCCGGCAGCTCCAAGCAAGATTACAATCAGGCAAATTCAAGTGGAAAGGACATACCTGCAACTGGAACTG CCACTGTCATTGATAGCTCTCTCCCAGGGATTGCCTTGACTATGGATTCTGGGAAGAAAAAGATATTGCTCCTTAAAAAAGACCCTGTT AACTCTCCACAACAAGCGGAACAGCAGACGGAAGCTAATCTCTCCGGAAGCTCCTCGACTTCAAGACAGAATCAGAAGATCGATGTTGGTGGGAGGTTGATCAAGGGAATACTTCGGAGAAATGAGACGCGGCCTAGCCAGGCTTCATCTTTGGTCCTGCCTGAGCAAAGAGTGGAACCCACAGACGCAGAAAACTCCAAGCGTCCTCCTCGGCCAGCCAACATTCGAGCAG GGAAAGATTATCATGTTTCTGGTACCAGCAGTGAAAAGCTAGAGAGGCGTGCAAGAAACAAGGACAGACCTGATCGTGTTGTGTGGGCTCCTCGCCGTGCTGATGGCTCCAATATCACCGAGGATCAGCCTACATCTTCAGCAG GTTCTGCTAGACATTCTAGTCGCCGTATTGGAGCTCGCAATAGAAAGGAAGACGGCTTTGCCATGACTATTGAGGGTAAAACATCCCGgagaggtggtggtggtggtgggggtCCCAGTTCACATGAG AAGCAAATGTGGATCCAAAAATCATCATCCGGTACTTGA